A window from Shewanella livingstonensis encodes these proteins:
- the zwf gene encoding glucose-6-phosphate dehydrogenase yields the protein MGKSIGAKACDFVLFGTKGDLARRKLLPSLYQLDKAELLDKETKVIGVAKDAFTQEEFVALVTKALNTFVKDELCPITLARFLSRCHYIGTNFTDPEGYSAFHDLLEPSKRVMVNYFATPPSIFGAICRCLHAQDLIQSDTRVVLEKPIGTDLESSHVINDQVAEFFNENQVYRIDHYLGKETVQNLIALRFANSLFASKWDNRTIDHVQITVAEEVGIEGRWGYFDGAGQMRDMIQNHLLQVLTLVAMDPPVNLDADSIRDEKVKVLKSLRPINQDNVYENTVRGQYSAGFLKGSPVPGYLEEEDANTQSNTETFVALRVDIDNWRWAGVPFYLRSGKRMPFKSSEIVVYFKNPPHNLYRASLRNLPPNKLTIRLQPHEGVEIQMMNKVPGLEQKQRLQTTKLDLSFSDTFKNERIADAYERLLLEAMLGNQALFVRRDEVEQAWKWVDGIIQSWEQSGEKPKPYPCGTWGPVASVALITKDGRSWDE from the coding sequence ATGGGCAAATCAATTGGAGCCAAGGCTTGCGACTTCGTACTTTTCGGTACTAAAGGCGATTTAGCTAGGCGTAAATTATTACCTTCTCTATATCAGTTAGACAAAGCAGAATTGCTTGATAAAGAAACCAAGGTAATCGGAGTCGCAAAAGACGCATTTACTCAAGAAGAGTTTGTTGCCCTGGTGACTAAAGCATTAAATACATTTGTTAAAGATGAACTTTGCCCAATCACGTTAGCGCGCTTCCTCAGTCGTTGTCATTATATCGGTACTAATTTTACAGATCCTGAAGGTTACAGTGCCTTCCACGATTTACTAGAACCAAGTAAACGCGTTATGGTGAACTACTTCGCTACACCTCCTTCGATTTTCGGTGCCATCTGCCGTTGTTTACACGCACAAGACCTTATTCAATCTGACACTCGTGTTGTGCTCGAAAAGCCAATTGGTACTGATTTAGAATCATCGCATGTAATTAATGACCAAGTGGCTGAGTTCTTTAACGAGAACCAGGTTTACCGTATAGACCATTACTTAGGTAAAGAAACGGTACAAAACCTGATTGCTTTGCGCTTTGCTAACTCATTGTTTGCCTCTAAATGGGATAACCGTACGATTGACCATGTACAGATCACCGTTGCTGAAGAAGTGGGTATTGAAGGTCGCTGGGGCTACTTTGATGGCGCAGGCCAAATGCGTGACATGATCCAAAACCATTTATTACAAGTGTTAACGTTGGTTGCGATGGATCCGCCAGTCAATTTAGACGCTGATAGTATTCGTGACGAAAAAGTAAAAGTACTTAAATCACTTCGTCCAATTAACCAAGACAATGTGTATGAAAATACCGTCCGTGGTCAATACAGTGCCGGTTTTTTAAAAGGTTCGCCTGTTCCTGGTTATCTCGAAGAAGAAGATGCCAATACACAATCGAACACCGAAACCTTTGTGGCACTTCGTGTTGATATTGATAATTGGCGTTGGGCTGGTGTGCCATTCTATTTACGAAGTGGCAAGCGTATGCCATTTAAAAGCAGCGAAATTGTGGTGTACTTTAAAAACCCACCGCATAATTTATACCGAGCAAGCTTGCGTAATCTTCCGCCAAACAAATTGACCATCCGTTTGCAACCTCATGAAGGGGTTGAAATTCAGATGATGAACAAAGTTCCTGGTCTTGAGCAAAAGCAGCGTCTACAAACAACCAAGCTCGATTTAAGCTTTAGTGACACTTTTAAAAACGAACGTATTGCCGATGCATATGAACGTTTGTTATTAGAAGCTATGTTAGGTAACCAAGCCCTATTTGTTCGTCGTGATGAAGTTGAACAAGCATGGAAATGGGTTGATGGAATTATTCAGTCATGGGAACAAAGCGGCGAAAAACCTAAGCCTTATCCTTGTGGTACATGGGGACCAGTGGCATCGGTTGCATTGATAACCAAAGATGGCCGTTCTTGGGACGAGTAG